The Pseudanabaena yagii GIHE-NHR1 genomic interval CTGTTGTAAATAATAAAAAAGCTAGCTATGTCCGCATGTTTGAAGACATTGCGATCGCGCCAAACTTCACACCTAAAGTACTGGAGTTACGGGGCATTAGTGGCGGCGAAGTCGAAACTCAAAAAACATCAGGACGCAAATCCACAGAAACGGGACCTTGTATTGGCTTTATTGATGCCACTCCCGATCACAAAATTACCCTAACAAAACCATTTCGCTATCTCAAACTGCAAGTCAAGAGTTCTGGCGATACAGTTCTACTTGTACGCGGACCAGGGGGAAGTTGGTGTAGTGACGATGTTAGCGATCGCAACCCCGAAATTGCTGGTGACTGGCTAGAAGGAACCTATGAAGTGTGGGTCGGCTCCTACGAAAAAAACGCCTCCTTTCCCTACCTGTTACAAATCACAGAAACTCCCTAGCTAAAGATTAATTCTTAAAAATCTTAGATGGGACAGCCGAGGGTCTGCCTACTGTCGTTTTTAGTAAATGGATGCGTGCCACTAGCGATCGTACAAAGATATAACCTAGTGCGATCGTCTAGGTTTCGTACACCCGTAAACTCCGTATCCGCACAAGTCCTCAAATTCTTTAAGATTGCCCCACGCAAATTTGTACCGCGTAAGTTGGAGCCTTTCATAATTGAGCCAGTAAAATCTGCTTCGATCAAATTAGCGCCACTGAAATTAGTGACGCTTAAGTTAGCGCGAATAAATTTGGTGTTTGATGAATTTGACCAAGTTAAATTTGCCCAACTTAAATCAGCATCGGAGAAATTGCCGCCTCTCAGTAATGCACCTCTTAGGTTAGTCTCGATCAAATTAGCCCCTGTTAAGTTTGCATCAATCAAATTAGCGCTACTAAGATCAGCTTTATTCAAAGTAGATCCACGTAAATCAATACCAATGAGAGTCACACTGCGTAATTGAGCGTTACTCAGATCTATATTAGAGAAGTTACGTTGTCCCTGTCTGTATAGTTCTAATAGTTGATCGACTTCCAAGGCATTTACTCCCACAAATTATGACTGTGTAGTTAAACAGCGTATGAGATTTACAGAGTTTATGTTCGAGGTATGAGTTTAACTCATGTTAGGTGCGTTTTACCTAAACATTAAGTCATTATTCCCCCATACAAATCGTATTAAATATTAAGCTATTTAACAAGCTTGATCTTGACTAATTCTCAAAAATTACCTTTTTCCTACTTGTTTGATCTATAGCTGTCGCCAAGTGTATCAGGACATAAAACCCAAGAAGAGAAAGGCGGCGCTTCGCGCCGCCTTTCTCTTCTTGGGTTTTGATTTTTTCCTAACAATAAGTGACGGCAGCTATAACTTGCGATCGGGCTAACTTAAAAATAGCTGTGAGAGAGGTTTTGCGCCGCAAAACCTCTCTCACAGCCCAGAAACAAAAGCTTT includes:
- a CDS encoding pentapeptide repeat-containing protein, whose protein sequence is MGVNALEVDQLLELYRQGQRNFSNIDLSNAQLRSVTLIGIDLRGSTLNKADLSSANLIDANLTGANLIETNLRGALLRGGNFSDADLSWANLTWSNSSNTKFIRANLSVTNFSGANLIEADFTGSIMKGSNLRGTNLRGAILKNLRTCADTEFTGVRNLDDRTRLYLCTIASGTHPFTKNDSRQTLGCPI